In the genome of Daucus carota subsp. sativus chromosome 9, DH1 v3.0, whole genome shotgun sequence, the window GCTGCGTCCATGTTGAACCTGTTTAGCATTAGGAGGTTGCCGTGGGTGCCAGGTCAGGAAAAGGTGGGAATAAGTTGTGTTATTTGAATTAACTTAATTTGCGATTTCATGAATGTAAACAAGTGATGGACTTGATGTCAGGTTTTGTTAACTGCTCCGGAAGTAGAATCTCTCAGAACAGAACTTGCTGATTTGGAGGAAAAGGAAGCTCTTCTGAAAGCACAGTGAGTGTTTAGTTATATTTTCACTGAGAACTCTATTAAGTTTCACATGTAAATTTTGCTTGTCCATCTCTCTGGGATTTTTGGCACAAGATTAGTTGATGTATATAGAATAAGAAACAAATGGCAAGGCAGTATTATAATTTACAGTTGGATTGAAGGTTATATTGAGTCATCAATGTATTCTTGTTTTTCTGGAGAAGACAAAAAAGCCCAAGTCTGAAATTGACACTGAAGCATGCCTTTGGTTTGAGTGTTATTTCCTTTTTCCAAGTCTTTGTAATACACTCAGTTTTGTGTGAGTTTTCACGAGGCTAATCTGTTGTGTATAGATTGGAACATCTTGATGAAGTCTTGCGTTCTGCCCGTCTATCAGGCTATTTATACCTGCGAACggtaattattatttcagtGTTGGTTTATACTTTGTTGTATGTGTTGCCTACTGTTGTAAGAAGTCCCGTGTCTTTACATAGAGATGGGCAACTTTACCTGGTGAACCAGCTCCTATCGATGATGATACTGAAATAGATGACTGGCTCCCACGTTTTCTGGTCCTGCACGGATCATGTATATACTTGTATCTTATGTCAACAGGTAATTTCTTTaagttttttgtttaaataaattcTTGCAGTCAATGTTGCTATAGTTACTCAT includes:
- the LOC108202591 gene encoding uncharacterized protein LOC108202591 isoform X2, whose protein sequence is MLNLFSIRRLPWVPGQEKVLLTAPEVESLRTELADLEEKEALLKAQLEHLDEVLRSARLSGYLYLRTRWATLPGEPAPIDDDTEIDDWLPRFLVLHGSCIYLYLMSTDLSPQDSTLLSDVVEVGCLPCFTREDGELRHNFYILTRQGLRYECSSVSKIQVDSWLTALHEDCILQSDKLSLSDSEETHKKLKGEEMKVESGSHE